A genomic stretch from Leishmania donovani BPK282A1 complete genome, chromosome 36 includes:
- a CDS encoding tyrosine aminotransferase → MTIDTQAAPAAQTLKAGNATGSLTEERREVEQQRAAENTSFRRIASSKHAQRTLQPLNNLTDNMKPSRSTKSNLRLSIGDPTVDGNLKTPDIVTEAMVDVVRSGKFNGYPPTVGADNLRQVVSTYWRRFCQTKSRQEALKWENVIITSGVSQAIVLALTALCNEGDNILVCAPSFPHYKSVCDSYGIECRYYYLDPSKSWECDLRAAAGMVDSHTKAFVIINPSNPCGSNFSRAHVSDIIDFCQQHQIPLISDEIYAEMVLNNGIFTSVADFDTNVPRLILGGTAKYQVCPGWRVGWSILIDPMNVAGDWAVGMERLTQLIAGVNSICQEAIARTLLKCPAECTEHIVTQLEAGAKVYARLLEHDIGISMEAPQASMFVMLKLNLSYFQDLKSDMEFYEKLLDEENVQVLPGEIFGMSGFLRATVSRPSAVLNEAVDRIIEFCERHKK, encoded by the coding sequence ATGACGATTGATACGCAGGCCGCACCCGCTGCTCAAACCTTGAAGGCCGGCAACGCCACAGGATCTCTCACCGAGGAGCGCCGCGAggtcgagcagcagcgcgcagctgAGAACACGAGTTTTCGCCGTATCGCGTCCTCGAAGCACGCCCAGCGAACCCTGCAGCCGTTGAACAACTTGACCGACAACATGAAGCCTTCCCGCTCCACTAAGTCGAACTTGCGTCTCTCCATCGGCGACCCCACTGTCGACGGCAATCTAAAGACCCCCGACATTGTAACAGAGGCAATGGTAGATGTAGTGCGCTCTGGCAAGTTCAACGGCTACCCGCCGACGGTCGGGGCAGACAACTTGCGCCAGGTGGTGTCGACCTACTGGCGCCGCTTCTGCCAGACCAAGTCTCGTCAAGAGGCGTTGAAGTGGGAGAACGTGATCATCACGTCCGGTGTGTCGCAGGCCATCGTGCTCGCTCTCACGGCACTGTGCAACGAGGGCGACAACATCCTCGTGTGCGCCCCATCGTTTCCCCACTACAAGAGCGTCTGCGACAGCTACGGCATCGAGTGCCGCTACTATTACCTCGACCCCTCGAAGAGCTGGGAGTGCGACCTCAGAGCTGCGGCCGGTATGGTGGATAGCCACACCAAGGCATTTGTCATCATCAACCCCTCCAACCCGTGCGGCAGCAACTTCTCCCGTGCACACGTGAGCGATATCATCGATTTctgccagcagcaccagatCCCACTCATCAGTGACGAAATCTACGCTGAGATGGTGCTGAACAACGGCATCTTCACGTCTGTCGCCGACTTCGACACGAACGTTCCGCGTCTCATCCTGGGCGGCACAGCCAAGTATCAGGTCTGCCCCGGCTGGCGCGTAGGCTGGTCTATTCTGATCGACCCAATGAACGTTGCGGGAGACTGGGCTGTCGGAATGGAGCGACTGACCCAGCTCATCGCTGGCGTCAACTCTATCTGCCAGGAGGCGATTGCGCGGACACTGCTCAAGTGCCCGGCGGAGTGCACCGAGCACATCGTCACTCAACTGGAGGCCGGCGCCAAAGTGTACGCCCGACTGCTCGAACACGACATTGGCATCTCCATGGAGGCGCCGCAGGCCTCCATGTTCGTGATGCTCAAGCTGAACCTCAGCTACTTTCAGGATTTGAAGTCGGACATGGAGTTCTACGAGAAACTGCTGGATGAGGAGAacgtgcaggtgctgccggGTGAGATCTTTGGCATGAGTGGCTTCCTTCGTGCAACGGTTTCCCGCCCATCGGCGGTGCTGAATGAGGCAGTCGACCGCATCATCGAGTTCTGCGAGCGCCACAAGAAgtag